The Pempheris klunzingeri isolate RE-2024b chromosome 15, fPemKlu1.hap1, whole genome shotgun sequence genome contains the following window.
AGACCTTTAGTCAACCTGTAATTCTACATATTTGCAGTCATCAATAATAGGCGACCTGTAAATTAATATATTACTATGTAGGTCAAAGGTGGTGGGTTTACTAAAAATGAAGATGTAACTAAAATGTTCAGTTAAAACCCAGTTGCTGCAACTAAATCAGACAGCGTTTGTGTGGCCACCGTACGCAGTGCAAAAGTAGGCACTGACAGTGGGATGAGCAGGAAGAGCTGGTGCTGTGGTGTCTGAAGTCCATAGCTTTTGCACTCCTCTGTAACTAAATAGCACTGTAGTGGCTGGTGGGAGAATCCGAGAATGAAGTCTTCAGTGTTGCCTCTCTGAGCCCTCTCCTCTGGGGAGACACACAAAGGCTCCTCCTGGGTGAAGTAGCGTGTCGTGCTGAAGATGTAGAAGAGCTTCAGCAGCTCCCAGCAGCGGGCCTTGGAGGGTAAAGGAGGGTCACCGAGCGGATGATTAGCAGAAGTCCGCACACAGGAGACTGAGCGACGTGTTTCACGGTTGATGAGAAGAAGTGCCAGCACATCAGGGCGAAGGGATACAGATCCTGGTAAGCAGCGCTCTCCAACAGCCAGGCAATCTCTCAGGGTCTCCACCAGGGGTGTCCAGAAACGTCCCACCAGTccactctctgctctgtgcaggGAAGGGGTTGGGCCGCATAGCACGCACACATCTGCCCCAGGGAGCAGCTGGAAGCGGAGCAGGCGGTGGGCCACAGTGGGGCTGCCCTGTGGAAGGAAAACTGGGTAGTCACAAGAGGCTGATCCAGAGGCTGAGAGGGACCGCATCAAAGCAGAGAGAAGCACAACTTCCTGCGGTGCTAGGCGCCACCACTTCTCAGTTGCTGCAGCTATCCGCCCATGGACGATGAGGCAGCCAAATTCACTGTCTGCAGCCTGAGCGAAGCCATCCACAGCCTGCTGAAGGATAGTGGGGTTTGGGGGCAGCAGCGAATCAGCACAGTGTGTCAGGTTACCCAGGATGCCCTCTTGCCTCTCCTCCAACAGCTGATCGATAAGGCTGAAGCAGGACCGCAAGTCCCTCTTCAGCCTCTCAACATTCCTGACATTGGCCAGCTCATCCTGCCCCAACACCAGCACCATGCAGTTCCACACATTCTCCAGGAGGCGTTGTAAACGGACCTCCTCGTCCTCTTTGCTGCTGCCTGCACCGCCATGaccacctccactcacagcgaTGAGCATCACACTGTCCTGGAAAACTCTCCACACCACCTTTCCCCCGCCTTCAGTCTCACAGCAGGACAACACCACTCCCTGACCACCCCCGAACATGTGAACACCGTTCAGGGAGCCGATAATGGAGAAGGGCAGCTGTTTCGACGCCCCTCTTGTGAAAAGAGGAACCCCACTGCTGGCTGTGAGGCAGAGGAGCTGTGTTGACCCATCCTGGAGCATCATCATGGGCTTAAGCTAGCTGTGGTTCACTCAACAGGGTCAGTTTTTTTGCAGCAGGTTACTGAGCTAGCCACCTAACATTAATCTGACTGTATAATGGCAATCACAAAGTCAAACACCCATCATCTAAGTTAACGGTTAAAGCTAGTGTTAACATTAGCGTTACATCAGCCATTAGCACCATGTAGCGTTAAACCGTTTTCCTGTAGCTGGCTGGTAAAGACAACGACAAGACAAGAGACATCAAGCAGCAACCCCATCTATCATGGCTAGACTTTACACATATCCACTCCGCTTTGGTTAGCTAACAGTATTTAACATGCTAGGTTAACAAAAGTAGTTACCGTCGTTTCCACAGTAACGCCGTCCCATAATTCATTCTTCAACCCGGTGAGGGCGGTCTCATTGGACTGGTCGAGCTGCAGTTGTTATTTACGAGCTCCTATGTAGCCGCTTTAGGAGCGGGACAGAAACACTGACCTGGGTTCAGCCCTGGGAGTTCATAGAAGCGCTGTTCACACGGAGCTGAGCCGCCATTAACTTCTCGCGAGAGCAGAGCACATCTCGTCTATATTCTATTGAATAAGTTCATCATACATAGAAAATGTATGCAAAAGAACCATCATTTATACATaggataagataaaataagatatttctttattagtcccacgaaAATCCCAAGGGACATccacaatgtcacagcagacatgaggagatataaaaaaatataataagcTATAGTAGAGGAAGTATAaacaaatagaaacaatatagtaTACACATAGGAGATATTACAAAGTATTGCACATGATATGATTCCTAAATTCAAGAAGTGTAATTACTGAACTTACAGATAAAATGCTCTCACAGCACCATACAGATGCATGGAGCAAAATTTTTTACTGACTTATTTGTGCAACATTGAGATATCTTTTGAATTCAAAACAAAGCCCAAAGCAGGTTACTTTTGTGTAACTTTTTCAATTGTTTTCATCAGTATTACATAATTGACCAGTAGTTTTTTAGCAAAAATACCCAGTGAAACCATTAATAATCAGTTATTTTTTACTGCACATCTTTTACTAGTGGTTTGTTAATCATTGTCTTTACAATAAATGGACAGATGGAAGCTTATTGCTATGCCTCTAGTCTAGACCTTTAGTCAACCTGTAATTCTACATATTTGCAGTCATCAATAATAGGCGACCTGTAAATTAATATATTACTATGTAGGTCAAAGGTGGTGGGTTTACTAAAAATTAAGATGTAACTAAAATGTTCAGTTAAAACCCAGTTACTGCAACTAAATCAGACAGCGTTTGTGTGGCCACCGTACGCAGTGCAAAAGTAGGCACTGACAGTGGGATGAGCAGGAAGAGCTGGTGCTGTGGTGTCTGAAGTCCATAGCTTTTGCACTCCTCTGTAACTAAATAGCACTGTAGTGGCTGGTGGGAGAATCCGAGGATGAAGTCTTCAGTGTTGCCTCTCTGAGCCCTCTCCTCTGGGGAGACACACAAAGGCTCCTCCTGGGTGAAGTAGCGCGTCGTGCTGAAGATGTAGATATTTGTAATATGGAAATGTATGTGTATATCTATCCTTCAACCTTTTGATGTAAGCCTTGGAGATCAGTTTGTATTACTCGTTTTTATGCTATATAAATAGTCTTTAATAATAAcgattactattattattttttttagcagtttCAATGGTCAATCAGAATAGAGAACTACGAggtatttctgctttttcttattaaaaagtagaaatacttgTTTCCCCACCGGCAACAACCTAATTTGCGGAATAAAGCTGGACCCAAAAATGTTCTTGCTGGTGGTTAGTTTTGTTCTGAAATATAAAGCGTGCAACACTGTCAGAGCTAActtctttttattctgtttagtGATCTAAATATCAGCTGCTTCTATTATTTTCTCTAGactgcattaaaataaaaatatttgcaaaatgaGAAAACCATAGACAatggcaaagaaaacaacagaaaatggcaaTCAAAACACATTGGAGTagtaaagatttttttattcattaaatacaaaaaagtcCAGAACAGTGATGactaaaatagaatagaaaaggCACAATAATTTACTCGAAAATCATACTGTgccatgaaaaataaaactgtctcCTTTCTTATATTGTGGCTGAAAATAGATGGTCATTTTCCTGACATGTTTCCAATGTGTTCTACACTCAAGAGATCCCGTGGCAGTATAATGGCTTGGCATGAGGAGCAGTGTTGAGGTCAACTTTTCCCTGTAGCATCAATATGAAGGCCTGCAGaacaagaaaaatacacacacaggacatgGATTAAGCCGAGGACTTGAAAAGTCAAGCATTTCTGaagcattgtcattgtgtatTTTCAAGCTTCTCCAGCACCTTAGAGCTGAGGTACATTATACTCAAATCAATTAGGTTCTCACCAAACCTATATGATTTCTTTATCTAAAACGCAAACTATTTATTCACATAGTGATTTATTATATCAATACGATTCGAATTTCAAGCCGTTTCaagcatttatt
Protein-coding sequences here:
- the fuz gene encoding protein fuzzy homolog, which codes for MMMLQDGSTQLLCLTASSGVPLFTRGASKQLPFSIIGSLNGVHMFGGGQGVVLSCCETEGGGKVVWRVFQDSVMLIAVSGGGHGGAGSSKEDEEVRLQRLLENVWNCMVLVLGQDELANVRNVERLKRDLRSCFSLIDQLLEERQEGILGNLTHCADSLLPPNPTILQQAVDGFAQAADSEFGCLIVHGRIAAATEKWWRLAPQEVVLLSALMRSLSASGSASCDYPVFLPQGSPTVAHRLLRFQLLPGADVCVLCGPTPSLHRAESGLVGRFWTPLVETLRDCLAVGERCLPGSVSLRPDVLALLLINRETRRSVSCVRTSANHPLGDPPLPSKARCWELLKLFYIFSTTRYFTQEEPLCVSPEERAQRGNTEDFILGFSHQPLQCYLVTEECKSYGLQTPQHQLFLLIPLSVPTFALRTVATQTLSDLVAATGF